From one Enterobacter kobei genomic stretch:
- a CDS encoding TonB-dependent receptor → MTMNSTAPLHKTLLALAIGAVTHTAAAENQAPAATEDTIVVQAAGSDFVAGGDRLVPAYLDGQVAHGGRLGMLGEQNAMDVPFNVIGYTAKAVEDQQAKTIADVVSNDAGVQAVQGYGNFAETYRIRGFKLDGDDMTMGGLPGIVPRQVVDTQMLERVEIFKGANGLLNGAAASGVGGMINLEPKHAEDTPITRVGVDYTSQAQIGTSLDLGRRFGDDNQFGARVNLLHREGEGAVDDDHRRTTLAAIGLDYRGDRLRTSLDVGYQKKTFHGSNVGIKISKVDFIPELPDATHNYSQQWGYSDIENEFGMARAEFDVTDAWTAYTAFGGQHAHETGVYSSPEIINKQGDAWIGRLDTNRISDSFSGMAGLRGQFDTGVVSHKVNAGYSALTKKDNTAWRSTSEANRPRINIYDTDSVSRPGYNTVGGNYFDPLTTSRNRTQGWLFSDTLGVLDDRLQLTVAARHQKVVVRNYSNATGAETLSARYTESRWMPTYGLVYKPWEQVAFYANHTESLQPGSNAPKDAANAFESVGIIHAKQNEVGVKVDYGRIGGTLALFEIKKPSAILDSSTKRYGLDGEQRNRGLELNVFGEPVLGLRLNGSTTWIDPEMTRTKDGINDGKDAIGVPNVYMVLGAEYDIKPVDGLTATARVNHTGSQYANAANTKKLDSYTTLDLGMRYRMRLNEAQNDMVWRVGVDNVTNEKYWSGVEDLGTYIFQGEGRTLKVSMSYDF, encoded by the coding sequence ATGACAATGAACAGTACTGCTCCTTTGCATAAGACGTTGCTGGCGCTGGCGATCGGTGCCGTAACCCATACCGCGGCGGCGGAAAATCAGGCGCCGGCGGCGACGGAAGATACGATTGTGGTTCAGGCGGCGGGCAGCGATTTTGTCGCTGGCGGCGATCGGCTGGTTCCTGCCTACCTGGACGGTCAGGTGGCGCACGGCGGGCGACTGGGGATGCTCGGCGAGCAAAACGCCATGGACGTGCCGTTCAACGTCATCGGTTACACCGCGAAAGCGGTGGAGGATCAACAGGCAAAAACGATTGCCGATGTGGTCAGCAATGACGCCGGTGTTCAGGCGGTGCAGGGCTACGGCAACTTCGCGGAAACCTACCGTATTCGCGGCTTTAAGCTCGATGGCGACGACATGACCATGGGCGGTCTGCCGGGCATCGTGCCGCGTCAGGTCGTGGATACGCAGATGCTGGAACGCGTGGAGATCTTCAAAGGCGCGAACGGCCTGCTGAACGGTGCGGCGGCCAGCGGTGTGGGCGGCATGATCAACCTTGAACCAAAGCATGCGGAAGACACGCCGATCACCCGTGTTGGCGTGGATTACACCAGCCAGGCGCAGATCGGCACTTCGCTGGATCTGGGGCGTCGTTTTGGCGATGACAACCAGTTCGGCGCGCGGGTCAACCTGCTGCACCGGGAAGGCGAGGGCGCGGTGGATGACGATCATCGCCGCACCACGCTTGCCGCTATCGGGCTGGATTATCGCGGTGATCGCCTGCGCACTTCGCTGGACGTGGGCTACCAGAAGAAAACCTTCCACGGCAGCAACGTCGGCATCAAGATCAGCAAGGTCGATTTCATTCCTGAGCTGCCGGATGCCACGCACAATTACAGCCAGCAGTGGGGCTACAGCGATATCGAAAACGAATTCGGTATGGCGCGTGCCGAGTTTGATGTGACGGATGCCTGGACCGCGTACACGGCGTTTGGCGGTCAACATGCCCATGAAACCGGGGTATACAGCTCACCGGAGATCATCAATAAGCAGGGCGATGCGTGGATTGGTCGTCTGGACACCAACCGTATTTCCGACTCCTTCAGCGGCATGGCGGGTCTGCGCGGGCAGTTTGATACCGGCGTGGTTTCGCACAAGGTGAATGCCGGTTACTCGGCGCTGACCAAAAAAGACAACACCGCGTGGCGTTCGACCTCAGAAGCGAACCGCCCGCGGATCAATATCTATGATACCGACAGCGTATCGCGTCCGGGTTATAACACCGTCGGCGGCAACTACTTCGATCCCTTAACCACCAGCCGCAACCGCACGCAGGGCTGGCTGTTCAGCGATACGCTGGGCGTACTGGATGACCGCCTGCAACTGACCGTTGCCGCTCGCCATCAAAAAGTGGTGGTGCGTAACTACAGCAACGCCACAGGCGCGGAAACCCTCAGCGCGCGCTACACCGAAAGCCGCTGGATGCCGACCTATGGCCTGGTGTACAAGCCGTGGGAACAGGTAGCGTTCTACGCCAACCATACCGAATCTTTACAGCCGGGCAGCAATGCGCCGAAAGACGCGGCTAACGCCTTTGAATCCGTCGGTATCATTCACGCGAAGCAAAACGAAGTGGGCGTGAAGGTCGACTATGGTCGCATCGGCGGGACGCTGGCGCTGTTTGAAATCAAAAAGCCCTCCGCCATTCTGGACAGCAGCACAAAGCGTTACGGGCTGGACGGCGAACAGCGTAACCGTGGCCTGGAGCTGAATGTGTTTGGCGAGCCGGTGCTCGGGCTGCGTCTGAACGGCAGTACCACCTGGATCGATCCGGAAATGACCCGCACCAAAGACGGTATCAACGACGGCAAAGATGCCATCGGCGTGCCGAATGTCTATATGGTGCTGGGGGCGGAGTACGACATCAAACCGGTGGACGGCCTGACCGCCACCGCCCGCGTTAACCATACCGGCTCGCAGTACGCCAACGCCGCCAACACGAAGAAACTCGACAGTTACACCACGCTGGATCTCGGCATGCGTTACCGTATGCGTCTTAACGAGGCGCAGAACGACATGGTCTGGCGCGTGGGCGTCGATAACGTCACCAATGAGAAATACTGGTCCGGTGTGGAAGATCTCGGCACCTATATTTTCCAGGGTGAGGGACGCACGCTGAAAGTTTCCATGAGCTACGATTTCTGA
- the ymcF gene encoding cold shock small protein YmcF, whose amino-acid sequence MTTNSMHFTCPRCHGSQFRTSPFDMTESNPYGAKCIFCKSVMMARAVMYTPDVHADKRLVGAR is encoded by the coding sequence ATGACAACAAATTCTATGCACTTTACCTGTCCACGTTGCCACGGCTCGCAGTTCAGGACTTCACCTTTTGACATGACCGAAAGCAACCCGTATGGCGCAAAATGTATATTTTGTAAATCAGTAATGATGGCCAGAGCGGTGATGTATACGCCGGATGTTCATGCAGATAAACGCCTGGTCGGGGCGCGTTAA
- a CDS encoding SiaB family protein kinase, producing the protein MKFNDLLAKEAVLLPLISLQRQSAVELFYTGYFSQAHIVSMGDVVRAWLDKHEASLPLRRRLFSVFIEMGQNIVRYSCDERYLGCGADELRFGSLCLHTDAGHYYLETANLVGHEASSLLQNNLDVLRTMSQAEIKQAWKEGLRSEAPTTSKGANIGLLTMARETSEPLEYRIHPLAASSLSAFHLKATFAHD; encoded by the coding sequence ATGAAATTTAACGACCTTCTGGCGAAAGAGGCGGTGTTGCTGCCGCTGATCAGCCTGCAACGGCAAAGCGCCGTCGAACTGTTTTACACCGGCTATTTTTCCCAGGCACATATTGTATCAATGGGGGATGTGGTGCGGGCGTGGCTGGACAAACATGAAGCCTCGCTGCCCCTGCGCCGCCGTCTGTTTTCGGTCTTTATCGAGATGGGCCAGAACATCGTGCGCTACTCCTGCGATGAGCGTTATCTCGGCTGTGGTGCTGACGAGCTGCGTTTCGGCTCGCTGTGCTTACACACCGATGCCGGTCACTATTATCTGGAAACCGCCAATCTGGTCGGGCACGAAGCCTCTTCATTACTGCAAAATAATCTCGACGTGCTGCGTACCATGAGCCAGGCCGAAATCAAACAGGCCTGGAAAGAAGGGTTGCGTAGTGAAGCGCCGACCACCAGCAAAGGCGCGAACATTGGATTGTTGACCATGGCGCGGGAGACCAGCGAGCCGCTGGAATATCGCATTCATCCTTTAGCGGCCAGTTCGTTGTCCGCTTTTCATCTTAAGGCCACTTTCGCCCATGACTGA
- a CDS encoding YncE family protein has translation MKMKTSALALLVAVALSGCSAPHPSDTKKAADAPKPPTIAQADNSVVKRVLAEGVYELALSPTGDALYVASAEGFKDVQGGMIYKLDAKTLKTLGVTHTDLKNFGVEISADGNTLYVTNSLDAGISAIATADGKVIDRALFPERNPEGFPYGARQVLLHNGLLYIGAVADPALIWVVDAKTMKLKTRIKNTGKWMTGLHYSQKTGRIYAVNGGGEILVINPRNNRIEKRWKPLGEKTALLLNIAEDSATGRLFVTDNSKAKTTLVLDITTGTVIKQLPVGDSLAVKFNATRNELYISQRDSGKVLSLDATTYAVKKSWDLPPHPNSLLLSADGQTLYVTVKQAFNKDHSTKGPDSVVRIDLNK, from the coding sequence ATGAAAATGAAAACGTCTGCACTGGCACTGCTGGTTGCGGTTGCCCTGAGCGGGTGTAGCGCGCCGCACCCATCCGACACTAAAAAAGCGGCTGACGCGCCAAAACCCCCCACCATCGCGCAGGCTGACAACAGCGTCGTGAAACGCGTGCTGGCAGAAGGGGTATACGAGCTGGCCTTAAGCCCGACGGGCGACGCGCTCTATGTCGCCAGTGCCGAAGGCTTCAAAGATGTGCAGGGCGGGATGATCTACAAACTCGATGCGAAAACCCTGAAAACCCTCGGCGTCACCCATACCGATCTGAAAAACTTCGGCGTGGAGATTTCCGCCGACGGCAACACGTTGTATGTCACCAACTCGCTGGACGCTGGGATCAGCGCGATCGCCACCGCCGACGGCAAAGTGATTGACCGCGCCCTGTTCCCGGAGCGTAACCCGGAAGGCTTCCCGTACGGCGCACGTCAGGTGCTGCTGCACAACGGCCTGCTGTATATCGGCGCAGTAGCGGATCCGGCGCTGATCTGGGTGGTGGATGCGAAAACCATGAAGCTGAAAACGCGCATCAAAAACACCGGTAAATGGATGACCGGTCTGCATTATTCGCAAAAAACCGGGCGCATTTATGCCGTCAACGGCGGCGGTGAGATCCTGGTGATCAACCCACGCAACAACCGCATCGAAAAACGCTGGAAACCGCTCGGCGAAAAAACGGCTCTGCTGCTGAATATCGCAGAAGACAGCGCGACGGGCCGCCTGTTCGTCACCGATAACTCAAAAGCCAAAACCACGCTGGTGCTGGATATCACGACCGGCACGGTGATCAAACAACTCCCGGTCGGCGATTCCCTGGCGGTGAAATTCAACGCCACACGCAACGAACTTTATATTTCCCAGCGTGATTCCGGCAAAGTGCTGAGCCTCGACGCCACCACTTACGCGGTAAAAAAATCCTGGGATCTGCCGCCGCATCCGAACAGCCTGCTGCTCTCGGCGGATGGTCAGACGCTCTATGTCACGGTGAAGCAGGCGTTTAATAAAGATCACTCCACCAAAGGCCCGGACAGCGTCGTTCGCATTGACCTGAATAAATAA
- a CDS encoding SpoIIE family protein phosphatase, translating to MDIPLSSRQLNAGMLRIDVPHVTPDSTNLRVMALFNEHHSLIGLPVLENNRPLGMINRHIFLSQMSRPFFHELYDQKSCIAFMDKTPLIVEARAGLDYLAAQVVETGDKAVTEGFILTEDGQYIGIGLGIDLIKTVSDLQARQHFQLMQSLEYARVIQESMLNRSRQSIEETLNDWCLFWQPRDCVGGDIYAFRRDERGWLAVIADCTGHGVPGAFMTFIFASALEKALTEAAPHEPERLLAVINRYIKQTLSQLHPTADLSQSNDGCDAIALYVDNHNAQMIWANAQMHAFVLGAQAEDVCVLEADRKGLGYSDTSSDQQWRRYQRPLVKGDRVLIVTDGLTDQIGGERGIMLGKKRIQSLLLQERHLPMQDLSRALAAALQTWQGQELSRDDITWFGFRW from the coding sequence ATGGATATTCCTCTTTCCTCCCGGCAGCTTAACGCGGGAATGTTGCGTATTGATGTTCCCCACGTCACGCCCGATTCGACAAATCTGCGGGTGATGGCGCTGTTCAATGAACATCACTCGCTGATTGGTCTGCCGGTGCTGGAAAACAACCGTCCGCTCGGCATGATCAACCGCCATATCTTTCTCTCGCAGATGAGCCGCCCGTTCTTTCATGAGCTTTACGATCAAAAAAGCTGTATCGCGTTTATGGATAAAACGCCGCTGATCGTCGAAGCCCGCGCCGGGCTGGATTATCTGGCCGCGCAGGTGGTGGAAACCGGTGATAAAGCGGTGACGGAAGGATTTATCCTGACGGAGGACGGCCAGTACATCGGCATTGGTCTGGGCATCGACCTCATCAAAACCGTGTCGGATTTACAGGCCAGACAGCATTTCCAGCTCATGCAGAGCCTCGAATATGCGCGGGTGATCCAGGAGTCGATGCTCAACCGTTCCCGGCAGAGCATTGAGGAAACCCTTAACGACTGGTGCCTGTTCTGGCAGCCGCGCGACTGCGTGGGGGGCGATATTTATGCTTTTCGCCGCGATGAACGGGGCTGGCTGGCGGTGATCGCCGACTGTACCGGTCACGGCGTTCCCGGCGCGTTTATGACCTTTATCTTCGCCTCGGCGCTGGAAAAAGCACTAACCGAGGCCGCGCCCCACGAGCCAGAGCGCCTGCTCGCCGTTATCAACCGCTATATCAAACAGACGCTCAGCCAGCTCCACCCCACCGCTGACCTCAGCCAGTCTAACGACGGCTGCGACGCGATTGCGCTGTATGTCGATAACCACAACGCGCAGATGATCTGGGCGAATGCGCAGATGCACGCCTTTGTGCTGGGGGCGCAGGCGGAAGACGTCTGCGTGCTGGAGGCGGATCGTAAAGGCCTGGGGTACAGCGATACCTCGTCGGATCAACAGTGGCGTCGCTATCAGCGCCCGCTCGTTAAGGGCGATCGGGTGTTGATTGTCACCGACGGATTGACCGATCAGATCGGCGGCGAGCGGGGCATTATGCTTGGTAAAAAACGCATTCAGTCGCTATTACTCCAGGAAAGGCACCTGCCAATGCAGGATCTTTCCCGTGCACTGGCGGCGGCGTTGCAGACCTGGCAGGGACAGGAGTTGTCGCGGGACGACATCACCTGGTTTGGTTTTCGCTGGTGA
- a CDS encoding GGDEF domain-containing protein has protein sequence MLDINELFQEEYTVLEDARIAAASAQLPAEVCREKLWTIAKHYQRLIRESYRLISRSDRAERELTRMNDELQKLAAKLEYEATHDPLTAVYNRSAIIHQIDNALRIGNVALILLDIDHFKRINDEYGHPTGDRVICALVSRVRRALPDHASIGRVGGEEFTILLPGARIEDAMLIASYLHASLNAAPLECLPDQYVTASFGVSLGARNSDFESLYSAADTALYDAKRRGRNQVALQGDFFRADVKKPHIAARLSIGQD, from the coding sequence ATGCTAGATATTAATGAGCTTTTTCAGGAAGAGTACACTGTCCTTGAGGACGCCCGCATTGCCGCCGCCAGTGCGCAACTGCCCGCAGAGGTTTGCCGCGAAAAGCTGTGGACTATTGCAAAGCACTATCAGCGTTTGATCCGTGAGTCTTACCGCCTCATCTCCCGCAGCGATCGCGCCGAGCGTGAGTTAACGCGCATGAACGATGAACTGCAAAAGCTGGCGGCGAAGCTGGAATATGAAGCGACGCACGATCCGCTCACAGCGGTGTATAACCGCAGCGCCATCATCCATCAGATTGATAACGCCCTGCGCATCGGCAATGTGGCACTCATCCTGCTGGATATCGACCATTTTAAACGTATCAACGACGAGTATGGCCATCCGACGGGCGATCGGGTGATCTGCGCGCTGGTGTCACGGGTGCGGCGGGCGCTGCCGGATCACGCTTCAATCGGGCGGGTCGGCGGGGAAGAGTTTACGATTTTACTGCCTGGCGCGCGCATTGAAGACGCGATGCTGATCGCCAGTTATCTGCATGCGTCGCTGAACGCCGCGCCGCTGGAATGCCTGCCGGATCAGTACGTCACCGCCAGTTTCGGCGTCAGTTTAGGGGCGCGCAACAGCGATTTCGAAAGTCTGTATTCGGCAGCGGATACGGCACTGTACGACGCGAAAAGGCGTGGCCGTAATCAGGTGGCATTGCAGGGGGATTTTTTTCGTGCGGACGTAAAAAAACCTCACATCGCTGCAAGGCTTTCAATTGGTCAGGATTAA
- the pheP gene encoding phenylalanine transporter yields the protein MKNASDVAPENGPTLQRGLKNRHIQLIALGGAIGTGLFLGIGPAIQMAGPAVLLGYALAGIIAFLIMRQLGEMVVEEPVSGSFSHFAYKYWGPFAGFLSGWNYWVMFVLVGMAELTAAGIYMQFWLPDVPTWVWAATFFILINAVNLVNVRLYGEMEFWFALIKVLAIIAMIGFGLWLLFSDTGGERAGIENLWQHGGFMATGWHGLILSLAVIMFSFGGLELIGITAAEASSPETTIPKAVNQVVYRILLFYIGSLVVLLALYPWVDVKANSSPFVMIFHEMDSNIVASALNFIILVASLSVFNSGVYSNSRMLFGLSVQGNAPAFLTRVNKRGVPVNSLFLSAAITSLVILVNYLLPQEAFGLLMALVVATLLLNWMMICLAHLKFRAAMRRKGRDTQFKALFYPASNYLCIAFLLMILGLMCTMESMRTSAILLPVWILFLFLAFKVMRRAKA from the coding sequence GTGAAAAACGCGTCAGACGTCGCGCCGGAAAACGGGCCGACACTGCAACGGGGTTTAAAAAACCGTCATATTCAGCTTATCGCCCTCGGCGGCGCGATTGGTACCGGGCTGTTTCTCGGCATCGGTCCGGCGATCCAGATGGCAGGCCCGGCGGTGCTGCTCGGCTATGCGCTGGCGGGGATCATCGCCTTTTTGATCATGCGCCAGTTAGGTGAAATGGTGGTCGAAGAGCCGGTATCCGGATCCTTTTCCCATTTCGCTTATAAATACTGGGGGCCTTTTGCGGGCTTCCTCTCCGGCTGGAACTACTGGGTGATGTTCGTGCTGGTAGGCATGGCGGAACTCACCGCCGCGGGCATCTACATGCAGTTCTGGCTGCCAGACGTGCCGACCTGGGTCTGGGCGGCGACCTTCTTTATTCTTATCAACGCCGTCAATCTGGTGAACGTCCGCCTGTACGGGGAAATGGAATTCTGGTTTGCGCTGATCAAGGTGCTGGCAATTATTGCCATGATCGGTTTTGGCCTGTGGCTGCTGTTCTCCGACACCGGCGGCGAGCGCGCGGGCATTGAGAATCTGTGGCAACACGGCGGCTTTATGGCCACCGGCTGGCACGGGCTGATCCTGTCGCTGGCGGTGATCATGTTCTCCTTTGGCGGCCTTGAGCTGATTGGCATCACCGCGGCGGAAGCCAGCTCCCCGGAAACCACCATCCCGAAAGCGGTGAACCAGGTGGTGTATCGCATTTTGCTGTTTTACATCGGTTCGCTGGTGGTGCTGTTAGCGCTCTATCCGTGGGTGGACGTGAAAGCTAACAGCAGCCCCTTTGTGATGATCTTCCATGAAATGGACAGCAACATTGTCGCCTCGGCGCTGAACTTCATTATTCTGGTGGCGTCGCTGTCGGTGTTTAACAGCGGCGTGTACTCCAACAGCCGCATGCTGTTCGGGCTGTCGGTACAGGGCAACGCCCCGGCGTTTTTAACCCGCGTGAACAAACGCGGCGTGCCGGTGAATTCTCTGTTCCTGTCGGCGGCGATCACCTCGCTGGTGATCCTGGTGAACTATCTGCTGCCGCAGGAAGCCTTCGGTTTGCTGATGGCGCTGGTGGTGGCCACGCTGCTGCTTAACTGGATGATGATCTGCCTTGCGCACCTTAAATTCCGCGCCGCCATGCGCCGCAAGGGGCGTGATACCCAGTTTAAAGCGCTGTTTTATCCGGCGAGCAATTACCTGTGCATCGCTTTCCTGCTGATGATCCTCGGCCTGATGTGCACCATGGAAAGTATGCGGACGTCCGCCATCCTGCTGCCGGTGTGGATCCTGTTCCTGTTCCTCGCCTTTAAGGTGATGCGCCGCGCGAAAGCGTGA
- a CDS encoding DUF1987 domain-containing protein, whose amino-acid sequence MTDMTLTPAIVLAATPATPDVNFDFAARRLVLKGESWPENAAAFYRPLLQAVESWLEEQPSGSAPLQLHVALSYFNSSSTKLLFEFFELLNGFALRGKVCELHWYYDADDDISEEFGQEVGMDFPALAVVMQPELSAC is encoded by the coding sequence ATGACTGATATGACCCTGACGCCCGCTATTGTGCTGGCAGCTACGCCCGCCACGCCGGACGTGAATTTTGATTTTGCGGCCCGCCGCCTGGTGCTGAAAGGTGAATCCTGGCCGGAAAACGCCGCCGCCTTTTACCGTCCGCTTTTACAGGCGGTGGAGAGCTGGCTGGAGGAACAACCGTCGGGCAGCGCACCGCTGCAACTGCACGTGGCACTCAGCTATTTCAACAGCTCCAGCACCAAACTGCTGTTTGAGTTTTTCGAACTACTGAACGGTTTTGCCCTGCGGGGAAAAGTCTGTGAGCTGCACTGGTACTACGACGCGGACGATGATATCTCAGAAGAGTTTGGTCAGGAAGTGGGTATGGATTTCCCGGCCCTTGCCGTCGTTATGCAACCGGAACTGAGCGCATGCTAG
- a CDS encoding MFS transporter, with product MVSTTESSGSNLAQHRLLVPRLSLMMFLQFFIWGSWSVTLGLVMTQHNMALLIGDAFSAGPIASILSPFVLGMLVDRFFASQKVMAVMHLAGAVILWFVPQALVAQNGALLIGLLFGYTLCYMPTLALTNNIAFHSLRNIDKTFPVVRVFGTIGWIVAGIFIGVTGIASSTSIFMVAAISSVALAIYSLTLPHTPAPAKGLPVKVRDLFCADAFALLKTRHFFVFSLCAMLISVPLGTYYAYTASYLADAGVADVSTAMSFGQMSEIVFMLVIPLLFRRLGVKYMLLIGMCAWFVRYAFFALGVSEEGRFLLYLGILLHGICYDFFFVVGFIYTDRVAGEKVKGQAQSMIVMFTYGIGMLLGSQISGALYNRLVAGQSVPQAWVTFWWIPAVAAAVIALIFMLSFKYNDKAQA from the coding sequence ATGGTGTCAACAACCGAAAGTAGCGGAAGCAATCTGGCGCAGCACCGGTTACTCGTACCGCGGCTGTCGCTGATGATGTTCTTACAGTTTTTCATCTGGGGCAGCTGGTCAGTCACCCTCGGTCTGGTGATGACGCAGCACAATATGGCGTTGCTGATTGGCGATGCGTTTTCTGCCGGTCCCATCGCCTCTATTCTCTCGCCGTTCGTGCTCGGCATGCTGGTGGATCGCTTTTTTGCCTCGCAAAAAGTGATGGCGGTAATGCACCTCGCAGGGGCGGTGATCCTCTGGTTTGTACCGCAGGCGCTGGTCGCGCAAAATGGCGCGCTGCTGATTGGTCTGCTGTTTGGTTACACCCTGTGCTATATGCCGACGCTGGCGTTGACCAACAACATCGCGTTTCACAGTCTGCGCAATATCGATAAAACCTTCCCGGTGGTGCGCGTGTTCGGCACCATCGGCTGGATTGTGGCGGGGATCTTTATCGGTGTCACCGGCATCGCCTCCAGCACCAGCATTTTTATGGTGGCGGCCATCAGCTCGGTGGCGCTGGCGATATACAGCCTGACGCTGCCGCACACGCCCGCGCCCGCCAAAGGGCTGCCGGTGAAGGTGCGCGATCTGTTCTGCGCCGATGCCTTCGCGCTGCTCAAAACGCGTCATTTCTTTGTCTTCTCGCTGTGCGCCATGCTGATTTCCGTACCATTGGGCACCTATTACGCCTATACCGCGTCCTATCTGGCAGACGCCGGTGTCGCGGATGTCAGCACCGCCATGTCCTTCGGGCAGATGTCCGAGATTGTCTTTATGCTGGTGATCCCGCTGCTGTTCCGCCGCCTCGGGGTGAAATACATGCTGCTGATCGGCATGTGTGCCTGGTTCGTGCGCTACGCATTTTTTGCGCTGGGCGTCAGCGAAGAGGGGCGCTTCCTGCTTTATCTCGGCATTTTGCTGCACGGTATCTGCTATGACTTCTTCTTTGTGGTTGGCTTTATCTACACCGATCGCGTGGCAGGGGAAAAAGTGAAAGGTCAGGCGCAAAGCATGATCGTGATGTTCACTTATGGTATCGGCATGCTGCTCGGCTCGCAGATTTCCGGCGCGCTCTATAACCGTCTGGTGGCCGGGCAAAGCGTGCCGCAGGCGTGGGTGACCTTCTGGTGGATCCCGGCGGTGGCCGCCGCGGTTATTGCGCTGATTTTCATGTTGTCATTCAAGTACAACGATAAAGCACAGGCTTAA